A genomic segment from Limibacillus halophilus encodes:
- the alr gene encoding alanine racemase produces MADHVPGSKVDVSSIACGRLTINLSALAENYRLLAAKVAPAACAAVVKADAYGLGIEKVVPVLVQAGARLFFAALPEEGRKVRRLLDAMGASADVYVLAGLVPGTAALYLDEGVIPVLNDLAQVENWARLSTERNGTPLPCALHIDSGMNRLGLDSEELERLLSQPQLLAALDLRVIMSHLCSADEPDNSLNDEQHTLFSRALSRLPKSAASLANSSGIFLGQRFHFDLARPGIALYGCNPTPGKPNPMHQVVTLEGKILQVRGIDAPQSVGYGATYRVTGPGRIATVGVGYADGYLRSLSNKGRAFAQGVALPLVGRVSMDLTTFDISALAEGSLKPGDWVELIGENVTLDEVGHTAGTIGYEILTDLGRRYHRVYEDA; encoded by the coding sequence ATGGCCGACCACGTGCCGGGTTCCAAGGTGGACGTCTCTTCCATTGCCTGCGGGCGTCTGACGATCAATCTTTCGGCGCTGGCGGAAAACTACCGGCTTCTAGCCGCCAAGGTTGCGCCCGCGGCCTGTGCGGCGGTTGTGAAGGCCGATGCCTATGGCTTGGGAATCGAGAAAGTGGTTCCGGTTCTAGTTCAAGCCGGTGCACGCCTGTTCTTCGCCGCACTTCCCGAAGAAGGGCGAAAAGTTCGCCGCCTTCTCGATGCCATGGGTGCGAGCGCCGATGTCTATGTTCTTGCCGGCCTGGTACCCGGCACAGCGGCGCTCTATTTGGATGAGGGTGTCATTCCCGTCCTGAACGATCTCGCTCAGGTGGAAAACTGGGCCAGACTCTCGACGGAGCGAAACGGGACGCCCCTGCCCTGTGCACTGCATATCGACAGCGGCATGAACCGGTTGGGACTCGATTCGGAGGAGCTTGAGCGTCTGCTGTCACAGCCGCAGTTGCTCGCGGCCTTGGATCTTCGGGTGATCATGAGCCACCTTTGTAGCGCCGATGAGCCCGACAACTCACTGAATGACGAGCAACACACACTGTTCTCCAGGGCGCTTTCCCGCCTGCCTAAATCAGCGGCGAGTTTGGCCAATTCGTCCGGCATTTTTCTGGGCCAACGCTTTCATTTCGACCTGGCGCGCCCGGGGATCGCACTTTATGGCTGCAACCCAACGCCCGGCAAACCCAACCCAATGCATCAAGTGGTTACGCTTGAAGGAAAAATCCTTCAGGTTCGCGGAATTGACGCTCCTCAGAGCGTTGGCTATGGTGCGACCTACCGAGTTACGGGTCCGGGGCGCATCGCCACGGTAGGAGTGGGCTATGCGGACGGATATCTTCGTAGCCTTTCCAATAAGGGCAGAGCATTCGCGCAAGGTGTCGCCTTGCCACTGGTAGGGCGGGTGTCAATGGATTTGACCACCTTTGACATCAGCGCGCTTGCAGAAGGCAGCCTCAAGCCCGGCGACTGGGTGGAACTAATTGGCGAGAACGTTACCCTCGATGAGGTTGGCCATACCGCCGGAACGATAGGATACGAGATACTGACGGACCTGGGTCGTCGCTATCACCGCGTCTACGAAGACGCCTGA
- a CDS encoding MlaE family ABC transporter permease translates to MPILQPIGQLVLRLLEKIGRLVLFAGLAVSHCLRPPFYPRLILRQMLDIGFYSLPVVGLTAIFTGMVLALQSYTGFARFSAESAIPNVVVVSITRELGPVLAGLMVAGRVGAALAAEIGTMRVTEQIDALTTLATNPFKYLIAPRIIAGIAMLPLLVLVADIIGVFGGYLVSVYKLGFNPSNYLKNTVDFLQPTDVISGLVKAAVFGFLVSLMGCYHGYHSRGGAQGVGTATTNAVVSASILILSFNYVITELFFSR, encoded by the coding sequence ATGCCGATTTTGCAGCCTATCGGTCAGCTAGTCCTCCGCCTCCTGGAAAAGATCGGACGGCTCGTGCTCTTTGCAGGCCTGGCAGTGTCTCATTGCCTGCGCCCGCCGTTTTATCCGCGCCTCATTCTGCGCCAGATGCTCGATATCGGATTCTACTCGCTGCCGGTCGTAGGTTTGACCGCGATTTTCACGGGCATGGTGCTCGCTTTGCAAAGCTACACCGGCTTTGCGCGATTTTCCGCCGAGAGCGCCATTCCCAACGTCGTGGTCGTTTCTATTACGCGCGAATTGGGGCCGGTTCTGGCGGGCCTGATGGTCGCGGGCCGTGTCGGCGCAGCGCTTGCAGCGGAAATCGGCACGATGCGCGTGACAGAGCAAATCGATGCGTTGACGACGCTCGCCACCAATCCCTTCAAGTATCTGATTGCGCCACGCATCATAGCCGGGATCGCGATGTTGCCCTTGCTGGTCTTGGTGGCGGACATCATCGGCGTGTTCGGCGGCTATTTGGTTTCGGTTTACAAACTCGGCTTCAATCCGAGCAACTACCTGAAGAACACCGTGGATTTCCTTCAGCCAACCGATGTGATTTCCGGTCTGGTGAAGGCTGCGGTCTTCGGGTTCCTGGTCAGTTTGATGGGCTGCTATCACGGCTACCATTCGCGCGGCGGTGCGCAGGGTGTAGGGACCGCAACGACCAATGCCGTGGTCTCCGCTTCGATCCTGATCCTGTCCTTCAACTACGTCATAACGGAGCTCTTTTTCTCACGATGA